In Amyelois transitella isolate CPQ chromosome 13, ilAmyTran1.1, whole genome shotgun sequence, a genomic segment contains:
- the LOC132902374 gene encoding uncharacterized protein LOC132902374: MPVRTKGKVYKTAVRPVLLYGSETWASKQTQEHKLHTTEMRMLRWAGGVTLKDKVRNEHIRGSFKVAPITEKLKESRLRWFGHVMRRPEDHAVKKCLSMATLKRGKGRPPTTWMSNVQRDMKELGLSTDDAYQRKKWRLKIRKADPA; this comes from the coding sequence ATGCCTGTAAGAACCAAAGGCAAAGTCTATAAAACCGCCGTGAGACCAGTTCTACTCTATGGCAGCGAAACGTGGGCCTCAAAGCAAACGCAAGAGCATAAACTACACACGACGGAAATGCGTATGCTCCGTTGGGCAGGTGGAGTTACCCTCAAAGATAAAGTCCGAAATGAACATATACGGGGCAGTTTCAAGGTGGCACCCATAACCGAGAAGCTCAAAGAATCCAGACTAAGATGGTTTGGACATGTAATGCGTAGACCCGAAGATCACGCTGTAAAGAAGTGCCTTTCCATGGCTACGTTAAAGAGAGGGAAAGGCAGGCCCCCAACAACCTGGATGTCAAATGTCCAGAGAGACATGAAAGAGTTGGGCCTGTCAACTGACGACGCGTATCAGCGGAAGAAATGGCGCCTTAAGATTAGGAAAGCCGACCCCGCGTAA